In Cloacibacterium caeni, a single window of DNA contains:
- a CDS encoding type ISP restriction/modification enzyme has protein sequence MINQYLSKLSQLYFAGNATEHSYRGDLQILLQEILGKEFSVINEPTRQKCGAPDYIVSKKEVPIGYIEAKDLKLGIDHKKNKPQFDRYRNALENLIITDYLHFEFYKNGELKTKIALGEILMNEIVPHEKNFETFIHLIKDFGQEVSQTIKNSEKLAEMMANKALLMADVIHNALDEDDLAEKNTELVQQRTAFKDMLIHDIDNQLFADLYSQTIAYGLFVARYHDPTLPTFDRIEAANLIPKSNPFLRKLFQHIAGFDLDIRLKWIVEELVQIFLASDVKDIMKNFGKSTRQEDPVIHFYETFLGKYNPKLRKSRGVWYTPQPVVQFIVRAVDDLLKSEFGLSQGLADTSKIKSKIDFHGKKVDKEFHRVQVLDPATGTGTFLAETIKHIYEENFKNINEGIWPQYVEKDLIPRINGFELLMASYSMAHLKLDMLLSETGYETNQDQRFNIFLTNSLEEHHKDTGTLFASWLSDESTLANQIKRDTPVMCVIGNPPYSGISSNNGEWISKLIDDYKYVDGVHFNERKHWLNDDYVKFIRFAQYLVEKNGEGIVAFINPHGYLDNPTFRGMRWNLLKTFDKIYTIDLHGNSKKKETAPDGSADQNVFDIMQGVSINLFVKTNKKAKNELGKVFHYDLFGKRNDKYNFLQENSLRTIDFKELKPEKPFLLFVNRINEGSYFNNTFQVNDLFLNNVTGTQTGNDKFLFNYNKENLVKALNEISTNEISDYIKRIAYRPFDFGHMFFIKGLGEEKFGIEIPKSYRTRFSLMKNMLKENVNLIIGRQGQVVGNMPWNLIFSSNEVVDLNMFYRGGGNVFPLYLYQEPTAFDERERIPNFNPKILAEIEAKLGMKCVDDENFGKENFGKENFGKENFSKENFGKENFGKENFGKENFGKENFGKENFGKENFGKENFGKENFGKENFGKENFGKENFGKVLNFAEVENTPEVENTPEVENTSEVENTSEVENTPEVENTPEAKNASKAESKKTNFSPLNLLDYIYAVLHSPKYRETYKEFLKIDFPRVPFPDAVGTSRDLSTIQKNFWDLVQLGSEIRKLHLLEEIANKDLQTKYPIAGNNVVAKPTFVKTENFSKENFGKENFGKENFSKQNFGKVSNFAEVKSAPEVENLTGKVFINETQYFDNVPETAWNFYIGGYQPAQKWLKDRKERELSYEDILHYQKIIYALTKTDELMKKIDDICFTEV, from the coding sequence ATGATTAATCAATACCTTTCTAAACTTTCTCAATTATATTTTGCAGGTAATGCAACCGAACATTCTTATCGTGGAGATTTACAAATTCTGCTTCAGGAGATTCTAGGTAAAGAATTTTCTGTAATTAATGAGCCAACCCGCCAAAAATGTGGCGCTCCAGATTATATTGTTTCCAAAAAAGAAGTGCCTATTGGTTATATAGAAGCCAAAGATTTAAAATTAGGAATAGACCATAAGAAAAATAAACCACAGTTCGACCGTTATAGAAATGCACTCGAAAATCTAATTATTACCGATTATCTACATTTTGAATTCTATAAAAATGGCGAACTGAAAACCAAAATCGCTCTTGGCGAAATCTTGATGAACGAAATCGTTCCACATGAGAAAAACTTTGAAACATTCATTCATCTCATCAAAGATTTTGGGCAAGAAGTCTCGCAAACCATCAAAAATTCTGAAAAACTAGCAGAAATGATGGCTAATAAAGCTTTGTTAATGGCAGATGTGATACACAATGCTTTAGACGAAGACGATTTGGCGGAAAAAAATACAGAATTGGTACAGCAAAGAACAGCGTTTAAAGATATGCTGATTCATGATATTGATAACCAACTTTTTGCAGATCTTTATTCTCAGACCATTGCTTACGGACTTTTCGTGGCACGTTATCACGACCCTACTTTGCCTACGTTTGATAGGATAGAAGCCGCCAATCTTATCCCGAAATCTAATCCTTTTTTGAGGAAACTTTTTCAGCATATTGCAGGTTTTGATTTAGATATACGTCTCAAATGGATTGTGGAAGAATTGGTGCAGATTTTCCTCGCTTCTGATGTGAAGGATATTATGAAAAACTTCGGGAAATCTACCAGACAAGAAGACCCCGTTATTCATTTCTACGAAACATTCTTGGGAAAATACAACCCAAAACTCCGTAAATCTCGCGGTGTTTGGTACACGCCACAACCTGTGGTGCAATTTATCGTACGTGCAGTAGATGATTTGCTGAAATCTGAATTTGGATTGTCTCAAGGTTTGGCAGATACTTCTAAAATCAAAAGCAAAATAGATTTTCACGGCAAAAAAGTAGATAAAGAATTTCACAGAGTGCAAGTTCTAGACCCTGCAACAGGTACAGGAACCTTTTTAGCCGAAACCATAAAACACATCTACGAAGAAAATTTTAAAAACATCAACGAGGGAATTTGGCCTCAATATGTAGAAAAAGATCTCATTCCTAGAATTAATGGTTTTGAGCTCTTGATGGCGAGTTATTCTATGGCACATCTTAAACTAGATATGCTGCTTTCTGAAACAGGTTACGAAACCAACCAAGACCAGCGTTTTAATATTTTCTTGACCAATTCTCTGGAAGAACACCACAAAGATACAGGTACACTCTTTGCCAGTTGGCTTTCTGATGAATCTACTCTGGCAAACCAAATTAAACGAGATACACCTGTAATGTGCGTCATTGGAAATCCACCGTATTCAGGAATTTCTTCTAATAATGGAGAGTGGATTTCTAAATTAATTGATGATTATAAATATGTAGATGGAGTTCATTTTAATGAAAGAAAACATTGGTTGAATGATGATTATGTAAAATTTATAAGATTTGCTCAATATTTGGTAGAAAAAAATGGAGAGGGAATTGTTGCGTTTATCAATCCTCATGGTTATCTCGATAACCCTACTTTTAGAGGAATGCGTTGGAATTTATTAAAAACTTTTGATAAAATTTACACCATTGATTTGCATGGCAACAGCAAGAAAAAAGAAACTGCTCCAGATGGAAGTGCAGACCAAAATGTGTTTGATATTATGCAAGGTGTTTCTATTAACCTTTTTGTAAAAACCAATAAAAAAGCTAAAAATGAATTAGGAAAAGTTTTTCATTATGATTTGTTTGGGAAAAGAAATGATAAATACAATTTTTTACAAGAAAATTCATTAAGAACTATTGATTTTAAAGAATTGAAACCTGAAAAACCGTTTTTACTTTTTGTTAATAGAATAAATGAGGGAAGTTATTTTAATAATACATTTCAGGTTAATGATTTGTTTTTGAATAATGTAACAGGAACTCAAACAGGAAATGACAAGTTCTTATTTAATTACAATAAAGAAAATTTAGTTAAAGCTTTAAATGAAATTTCAACTAATGAAATTTCAGATTATATAAAAAGAATTGCATATAGACCTTTTGATTTTGGGCATATGTTCTTTATTAAAGGTTTGGGAGAAGAAAAATTTGGCATTGAAATTCCTAAATCTTATAGAACAAGATTTTCACTGATGAAAAATATGCTTAAAGAAAATGTAAATTTGATTATTGGTAGACAAGGTCAGGTTGTTGGAAATATGCCTTGGAATTTGATTTTTTCTTCAAACGAAGTTGTTGATTTGAATATGTTTTATCGTGGTGGAGGAAACGTTTTCCCGCTTTACCTTTACCAAGAACCCACTGCATTTGATGAGCGAGAAAGAATCCCTAATTTCAATCCTAAAATTCTGGCAGAGATAGAAGCAAAACTCGGCATGAAATGCGTAGATGATGAGAACTTCGGCAAAGAAAACTTCGGCAAAGAAAACTTCGGCAAAGAGAACTTCAGCAAAGAGAACTTCGGCAAAGAGAACTTCGGCAAAGAGAACTTCGGGAAAGAGAACTTCGGCAAAGAGAACTTCGGCAAAGAGAACTTCGGCAAAGAGAACTTCGGCAAAGAGAACTTCGGGAAAGAGAACTTCGGCAAAGAGAACTTCGGCAAAGAGAACTTCGGCAAAGAGAACTTCGGCAAAGTTTTAAACTTTGCCGAAGTTGAGAACACTCCAGAGGTTGAGAACACTCCAGAGGTTGAGAACACTTCAGAAGTTGAGAACACTTCAGAGGTTGAGAACACTCCAGAGGTTGAGAACACTCCTGAAGCTAAGAACGCTTCAAAAGCTGAGAGTAAAAAAACAAACTTTTCTCCACTCAATCTTTTAGATTACATCTACGCCGTTTTACATTCCCCAAAATACAGAGAAACCTATAAAGAATTCCTAAAAATAGATTTCCCTAGAGTTCCTTTTCCAGATGCTGTAGGTACAAGTCGTGACTTGTCCACTATTCAAAAGAATTTTTGGGATTTGGTACAATTAGGTTCAGAAATCAGAAAACTCCATCTTTTAGAAGAAATTGCGAATAAAGACCTCCAAACCAAATATCCTATTGCTGGAAATAACGTGGTAGCAAAACCTACTTTTGTAAAAACTGAAAACTTTAGCAAAGAGAACTTCGGCAAAGAGAACTTCGGCAAAGAGAACTTCAGCAAACAGAACTTCGGCAAAGTTTCAAACTTTGCCGAAGTTAAGAGCGCTCCAGAAGTTGAAAACCTCACAGGAAAAGTCTTCATCAACGAAACCCAGTATTTCGACAACGTACCAGAAACCGCATGGAATTTCTACATTGGTGGTTATCAACCCGCGCAAAAATGGCTAAAAGACCGTAAAGAAAGAGAACTTTCTTATGAAGACATTCTTCATTACCAAAAAATCATCTACGCCCTTACCAAAACAGATGAACTGATGAAGAAGATAGATGATATTTGCTTCACCGAAGTTTAA
- a CDS encoding transposase — protein MEIRRDHLEPEFFYHIYNRGINSEDVYKNKDNYLYFLKKAKEFLLPVADIYAYCLMKNHFHLLVRIKPEVELKTFFDSQNKNTKIRAEGIHALHSIVSKQFAKLMSSYTQGFNKYYNRHGSLFETPFKRIRITDEVYLRNCIIYIHQNSLDINEQLEKYDFSSYKIILSNSKTELKREEVISYFEDIDNFKFCHQRIVEI, from the coding sequence ATGGAAATAAGAAGAGACCATCTTGAGCCAGAATTTTTTTATCACATCTATAACAGAGGAATTAACAGTGAAGATGTTTATAAAAACAAAGATAATTATTTGTATTTTTTAAAAAAGGCAAAAGAATTTTTATTGCCAGTTGCTGATATTTATGCTTATTGCCTTATGAAAAATCATTTTCACTTGTTGGTAAGAATAAAACCAGAAGTAGAATTAAAAACTTTTTTTGATTCTCAGAATAAAAATACTAAAATAAGAGCTGAGGGGATTCATGCGTTACATTCTATTGTTAGCAAGCAATTTGCAAAATTAATGAGTAGTTATACACAAGGTTTTAATAAATATTATAATAGACATGGTAGTCTATTTGAGACCCCTTTTAAAAGAATAAGAATAACGGATGAGGTTTATCTTAGAAACTGTATAATTTATATTCATCAAAATTCTTTAGATATTAATGAGCAATTAGAAAAGTATGATTTTTCTTCCTATAAAATTATTTTATCAAACTCTAAAACAGAATTAAAAAGAGAAGAAGTAATTTCATACTTTGAAGACATTGATAATTTTAAATTTTGTCACCAGAGAATTGTGGAAATTTAA
- a CDS encoding ammonium transporter: MKVEKRWVIAFIITAIVAMVSLFWPTKLPDASSGVFLEENNLVGADIAWLLASSGLVLLMTPGLSFFYGGMVGKKNIISTMLQSFIALGVISLVWVVVGFSLSFGDSLGFYIGKEHYGIIGNPFSFTFFNQVGVLPHSKMASTVPFILFALFQMKFAVITPAIITGSFAERVRFVSYLLFIVLFSLFIYAPLAHMVWSGDGFLVKFFGIKDFAGGTVVHMSAGFAALAGALMIGKRKNDHHEPSNITYVILGTGMLWFGWFGFNSGSALAANATAAMAFGTTTIASASAMMTWIFFDRINGRKISALGACIGAVVGLVAITPGCGYVSIAESIFIGFISAIVSNMAVNWKKLKSVDDTLDVFACHGIGGIMGMILTAIFARGENASLLHGGIGVFAHHMTALLLVSVFTFFGALVIYKITDFIIPLRVEETSEELGLDISQHNESI; the protein is encoded by the coding sequence TTGAAAGTAGAAAAACGTTGGGTTATTGCTTTTATCATCACAGCGATAGTAGCAATGGTAAGTTTATTCTGGCCAACAAAGTTGCCAGATGCTAGTTCGGGAGTTTTTTTAGAAGAAAATAATTTAGTTGGAGCAGATATTGCTTGGTTATTGGCTTCATCGGGTTTAGTCCTTCTCATGACGCCGGGTTTATCTTTCTTCTATGGCGGAATGGTGGGCAAAAAAAATATAATTTCTACCATGTTGCAGAGTTTTATTGCATTGGGAGTCATCAGTTTGGTTTGGGTAGTGGTTGGTTTTTCGCTCTCTTTCGGAGATTCTCTAGGATTTTATATTGGCAAAGAACATTACGGAATCATAGGCAATCCTTTTAGTTTTACTTTTTTTAACCAAGTAGGCGTTTTGCCACATTCTAAAATGGCTTCTACCGTTCCTTTTATCCTTTTTGCATTGTTCCAAATGAAATTTGCAGTGATTACTCCTGCCATTATCACGGGAAGTTTTGCAGAGAGAGTAAGATTTGTAAGTTACCTTTTATTTATCGTACTGTTTTCACTGTTCATTTATGCACCTTTGGCTCACATGGTTTGGAGCGGAGACGGATTCTTGGTTAAATTTTTTGGAATTAAAGATTTTGCAGGTGGAACTGTAGTTCACATGAGTGCTGGTTTTGCAGCTTTAGCAGGTGCTTTGATGATTGGGAAAAGAAAAAATGACCATCACGAACCTTCCAATATTACGTATGTGATTTTAGGAACAGGAATGTTGTGGTTTGGTTGGTTCGGATTTAATTCGGGTTCAGCTTTAGCTGCCAATGCCACTGCAGCGATGGCTTTTGGAACTACAACGATAGCTTCTGCTTCAGCGATGATGACTTGGATATTTTTCGATAGAATAAATGGAAGAAAGATTTCAGCATTAGGAGCATGTATTGGAGCGGTAGTAGGATTGGTGGCGATTACACCGGGTTGTGGTTACGTAAGCATTGCAGAAAGTATATTTATCGGTTTTATCTCGGCAATTGTTTCTAATATGGCGGTCAACTGGAAAAAACTGAAAAGCGTAGATGATACGTTAGATGTTTTTGCCTGTCACGGAATCGGAGGGATTATGGGAATGATACTCACCGCTATTTTTGCTCGAGGCGAAAATGCCAGTCTTCTGCACGGTGGAATAGGCGTTTTTGCACATCACATGACTGCGCTACTTTTGGTGTCTGTGTTTACCTTTTTTGGAGCTTTGGTTATTTATAAGATTACAGATTTTATTATTCCACTTCGAGTAGAAGAAACCTCCGAAGAATTAGGGTTGGATATATCGCAACACAATGAATCTATATAA
- a CDS encoding Crp/Fnr family transcriptional regulator: MEILDNFLIDLIKDIPKTDLTNFFGLFKKVKIKKNEVYFSEGKQHFKIFYIKKGLLRGFYTDSKGEEKTIFFRWEKEFCADPDCLIHKKTSRLTWTAIEDSEIIEIDMLKFEELSKRNGALLRLRIATNQKLSYRLYERLESFIILTPEERFVQLKSTYHDLCERIPDKHLASFLGIIPVSLSRIKKRLEN, translated from the coding sequence ATGGAAATTTTAGATAATTTTTTAATTGACCTTATAAAAGACATACCCAAAACAGATTTGACCAATTTTTTTGGATTATTCAAGAAAGTTAAAATAAAAAAAAATGAAGTATATTTTAGTGAAGGAAAGCAACACTTCAAAATATTCTATATCAAAAAAGGATTATTAAGAGGATTTTACACAGATTCAAAAGGAGAAGAAAAAACCATTTTCTTCCGTTGGGAAAAAGAATTTTGCGCAGACCCAGATTGTTTAATTCATAAAAAAACCTCCAGACTTACTTGGACCGCCATAGAAGACAGTGAGATTATAGAGATTGACATGCTAAAATTTGAAGAATTAAGTAAAAGAAACGGTGCATTACTCAGATTAAGAATCGCCACTAATCAAAAATTATCGTACAGATTATACGAGAGATTAGAAAGTTTTATTATATTAACTCCTGAGGAAAGATTTGTGCAACTCAAAAGCACTTACCACGATTTATGTGAAAGAATTCCCGATAAGCATTTAGCTTCATTTTTGGGAATTATTCCAGTTTCTTTGAGTAGAATTAAAAAAAGATTAGAAAATTAA
- a CDS encoding alpha-ketoacid dehydrogenase subunit alpha/beta, protein MESDFTTKEIISKEILLKAYTQMMLAKSMADIYEENRNICKYVHSTSRGHEAIQLATAYQLSKEDWVSPYYRDESLLLGIGFTPYQLMLQLLAKAEDPFSGGRSYYSHPSSKSEEFPKIIHQSSATGMQAIPTTGVAQGIRYIEDFKLQNFEKNPVVICSLGDNSVTEGEVAEAFQFAALHQLPIIFLVQDNEWGISVTKEEARTSDAYDYATGFVGLNRMRIDGTDFVESFIQIQKAVHFVREERKPLLVCAKTVLIGHHTSGVRREFYRDEADLAKHRAKDPGIILKKYLLEEGFNEETLSQIEIEARKQIEEDFNKAILAPDPKPETVKEHVYAPTPITEEKGTRIPENGEKIPMVDAGIHAIQELMHKHPEALLYGQDVGGRIGGVFREAVTLQQKFGNKRVFNTAIQEAYIIGSTVGMSAVGLKPIVEVQFADYIYPGINQLVTEVSKSCYLSNGKYPVSSIIRVPIGAYGGGGPYHSGSVETMLAQIKGIKIAYPSNAADFKGLFKAAFYDPNPVIFLEHKGLYWSKVPGTEEAKTVEPAEDYILPFGKANIVKFANEEEVQKGRTLVVVTYGMGVYWAKEAAKNFEGRVEIIDLRTIKPIDEELVFERVKLHGKCILLTEEALNNSMMEAFGARISKNCFKYLDAAVEIMGSLDLPAVPINLILEKEMLPNAEKLSLKINELLNN, encoded by the coding sequence ATGGAATCTGACTTTACAACAAAAGAAATTATTTCAAAAGAAATTTTGCTCAAGGCATACACTCAAATGATGTTGGCAAAATCAATGGCCGATATTTACGAAGAAAACAGAAATATTTGCAAGTACGTACACAGTACTTCTAGAGGCCACGAAGCCATACAATTGGCTACGGCTTATCAATTATCCAAAGAAGATTGGGTATCTCCTTATTACAGAGACGAATCTTTATTATTGGGAATAGGCTTCACTCCTTATCAATTAATGCTTCAATTATTAGCAAAAGCAGAAGACCCATTTTCAGGTGGTCGTTCTTATTATTCTCATCCTTCAAGTAAATCAGAAGAATTTCCTAAAATTATTCATCAGAGTTCTGCTACAGGAATGCAAGCCATTCCCACCACTGGTGTTGCTCAAGGAATAAGATATATTGAAGATTTTAAACTTCAAAATTTTGAAAAAAATCCTGTTGTCATTTGTAGTTTAGGCGATAATTCTGTTACAGAAGGAGAAGTAGCCGAAGCTTTTCAATTTGCAGCACTTCATCAACTTCCCATTATCTTTTTGGTTCAAGATAATGAATGGGGTATTAGCGTAACCAAGGAAGAAGCCAGAACTTCTGATGCTTATGATTATGCGACTGGATTCGTAGGGCTAAATAGAATGAGAATTGATGGAACTGATTTTGTAGAAAGTTTCATTCAGATACAAAAAGCGGTACATTTTGTAAGAGAAGAAAGAAAACCTCTTTTAGTTTGCGCTAAAACCGTATTGATTGGGCATCATACTTCTGGCGTAAGAAGAGAATTTTATCGTGACGAAGCAGATTTAGCCAAACATAGAGCAAAAGACCCGGGAATTATTCTCAAAAAATATTTATTAGAAGAAGGTTTTAACGAAGAGACCTTATCTCAAATAGAAATTGAAGCCAGAAAACAAATAGAAGAAGACTTTAACAAAGCCATTCTCGCTCCAGACCCAAAGCCTGAAACCGTAAAAGAGCATGTTTACGCTCCTACTCCTATCACAGAAGAAAAAGGAACTAGAATTCCAGAAAATGGAGAAAAAATCCCAATGGTAGATGCTGGAATTCACGCCATACAAGAATTGATGCACAAACATCCTGAAGCATTGCTTTATGGTCAAGATGTAGGCGGAAGAATTGGGGGCGTTTTCAGAGAAGCGGTAACGCTTCAACAAAAATTTGGAAATAAAAGAGTTTTTAACACCGCCATTCAAGAGGCGTACATCATTGGTTCTACTGTAGGAATGAGCGCAGTAGGTCTTAAACCTATTGTAGAGGTACAATTTGCCGATTATATTTATCCAGGGATCAATCAATTGGTAACAGAAGTTTCTAAATCTTGCTACCTCAGCAACGGAAAATATCCTGTTTCGAGCATCATTAGAGTTCCGATTGGAGCTTATGGAGGTGGCGGTCCTTATCACAGCGGAAGCGTAGAAACCATGTTGGCTCAAATCAAAGGAATTAAAATCGCTTATCCAAGCAATGCTGCAGATTTTAAAGGCTTATTTAAAGCTGCTTTTTACGACCCAAATCCTGTCATTTTCTTAGAACACAAAGGTCTTTATTGGAGTAAAGTTCCAGGAACAGAAGAGGCAAAAACTGTAGAACCTGCAGAAGATTACATATTACCTTTCGGGAAAGCCAATATTGTAAAATTTGCCAATGAAGAAGAAGTCCAAAAAGGTCGAACTCTAGTTGTCGTTACTTATGGAATGGGTGTTTATTGGGCCAAAGAAGCGGCTAAAAATTTTGAAGGAAGGGTAGAAATTATAGATTTAAGAACCATCAAGCCGATAGATGAAGAATTGGTTTTTGAAAGGGTTAAATTACACGGGAAATGTATTCTTTTAACGGAAGAAGCACTAAACAACTCCATGATGGAAGCTTTCGGGGCAAGAATTTCTAAAAATTGCTTTAAATACCTCGATGCAGCTGTAGAAATCATGGGTTCGCTGGATTTACCAGCTGTTCCTATCAATTTGATTTTAGAAAAAGAAATGCTTCCCAATGCAGAAAAATTAAGCCTTAAAATCAATGAACTTCTCAACAATTAA
- a CDS encoding S8 family peptidase: MRKTFIFLLSISALNFVFGQKNNELQKKFSTERVENEKKLEKYLNQNKGKFTNEQIKEMQAKIAGFAGNIPVFLQTDDQPSNRSANLTALQNGTLLGLNGTEINGTGINILVMDGGRAHNTHQEFKSYSDGTFQVTNAEAESVLKSSHATNVTGVILASGSYSGIINWSNGTSSNVSDVRGIIRNATTTNYAFDNTDLGTNYQKLEWYSQNISNHSYGINLGWTYASSASSTYPQVGFYWIGNYDLNTRDTYNGSYYTQDANFDKIVYSNPYQIVVKSAGNYYGTHPNNDPSKAKFKYDNNTKSYVPFAANNIIPEPNCSLGYNCIGWGSLAKNIIVVGATQQIGTIDNTYTSANDVIKASFSSAGPRKDGAIKPDITAVGVELLAPTYSSTYPTNNGYYTKSTGTSFSAPMISGIIGALTQVSRVINNDSGFMFKADEIKALLTHTANEAGNPGPDVWYGWGFADATKAAQLVIDKKNKKAYFERNKLTSGVKFTKTITAKAGEPLKATISWIDPAAVPFTTDNDLQNNTSSRLVNDLDLRIIDTTTNTIYYPWKLNVASPMDNATKGDNTVDNVEQILLETPIAGRAYRIEVSNKGTLNNGATPVPATVPQDYALIITGVEESSLGTAEISAEKLVTIYPTKTKDFVNVLIPKGAKTIDIFDLSGKSVLKTEAKSFQTIDVSQLPKGTYIINVKTDKNVSSHKFIKE, translated from the coding sequence ATGAGAAAAACATTTATATTTTTATTGAGTATATCCGCTCTTAACTTTGTTTTTGGTCAAAAAAACAATGAATTACAAAAAAAATTCTCAACAGAAAGAGTTGAAAACGAAAAAAAACTTGAGAAATATTTAAACCAAAATAAAGGAAAATTTACCAATGAGCAAATAAAAGAAATGCAAGCAAAAATTGCTGGATTTGCTGGAAACATTCCTGTATTTCTACAAACGGATGATCAACCTTCTAACCGAAGTGCAAATTTAACTGCTTTACAAAATGGTACCCTTTTAGGGCTTAATGGAACAGAAATTAATGGCACTGGGATTAATATTCTAGTCATGGATGGAGGCAGAGCACATAATACCCATCAAGAATTTAAATCTTATTCTGATGGTACCTTCCAAGTAACTAATGCAGAAGCTGAATCTGTTTTAAAATCATCACACGCAACTAATGTTACAGGAGTAATCTTAGCCTCGGGATCATATTCAGGAATTATTAATTGGAGTAATGGAACATCTTCTAATGTTTCTGATGTAAGAGGAATAATTAGAAATGCAACTACAACAAATTACGCCTTTGACAATACTGATTTGGGTACTAATTACCAAAAATTAGAATGGTATTCTCAAAATATTTCCAATCATTCCTATGGAATTAATTTAGGTTGGACTTACGCTAGTAGTGCAAGCTCTACCTATCCTCAAGTTGGATTTTATTGGATTGGTAATTATGATTTAAATACAAGAGACACATATAATGGCAGCTATTATACTCAAGATGCAAATTTTGACAAAATTGTTTACAGCAATCCTTATCAAATCGTTGTAAAATCTGCAGGAAATTACTACGGAACACATCCAAACAATGACCCCTCAAAAGCTAAATTTAAATACGACAACAATACTAAAAGCTATGTCCCATTTGCCGCCAACAATATCATCCCAGAACCTAATTGTAGCTTAGGATATAATTGTATTGGCTGGGGTTCTCTTGCTAAAAACATAATTGTAGTAGGAGCAACTCAACAAATTGGAACTATAGATAACACCTATACTTCAGCAAATGATGTTATTAAAGCAAGTTTTAGCAGTGCGGGACCAAGAAAAGACGGTGCAATAAAGCCAGACATTACCGCTGTAGGAGTTGAACTTTTAGCTCCAACTTATAGTTCAACTTACCCCACTAACAATGGATATTATACAAAATCTACAGGAACGTCTTTTTCTGCTCCAATGATTTCTGGAATTATTGGTGCATTAACACAAGTAAGTAGGGTTATTAATAATGATAGTGGATTTATGTTTAAAGCAGACGAAATAAAAGCATTATTAACACATACTGCAAATGAAGCAGGTAATCCGGGACCAGACGTTTGGTATGGCTGGGGATTTGCTGATGCTACTAAAGCAGCCCAGTTAGTTATTGATAAGAAAAATAAAAAAGCATATTTTGAAAGAAATAAACTCACTTCTGGAGTAAAATTCACCAAAACTATTACCGCTAAAGCTGGAGAACCATTAAAAGCTACCATTTCTTGGATTGATCCAGCAGCTGTTCCATTTACTACAGATAATGACTTGCAAAACAATACTTCTTCCAGATTAGTAAATGACTTAGACTTAAGAATTATTGACACCACCACAAACACGATATATTACCCTTGGAAACTTAATGTAGCTTCTCCTATGGATAACGCAACTAAGGGTGATAATACTGTAGACAATGTAGAACAAATACTTCTTGAAACTCCTATAGCAGGTAGAGCTTACAGAATTGAAGTTTCTAACAAAGGAACACTTAATAATGGTGCCACTCCAGTTCCTGCAACTGTACCACAAGATTATGCACTTATCATTACAGGTGTAGAAGAATCTTCTCTAGGAACCGCAGAAATTTCCGCAGAGAAATTAGTGACTATTTATCCTACCAAAACTAAAGATTTTGTAAACGTACTCATTCCAAAAGGTGCTAAAACAATAGATATTTTTGATTTATCAGGAAAATCAGTTCTGAAAACAGAAGCGAAAAGTTTCCAAACCATTGATGTAAGCCAATTACCAAAAGGTACTTACATTATCAATGTGAAGACCGATAAAAATGTAAGCTCTCACAAGTTTATTAAAGAATAA